The proteins below come from a single Burkholderia contaminans genomic window:
- the mdtN gene encoding multidrug transporter subunit MdtN, producing the protein MKAAGIARPSIKGRVIALAIVALGIAALVYAYYRTTAYPSTDDASIDADVVHVASPVGGRIVQLAVHENQRVAKGDLLYVIDPVPYRLTVAQAQADLELARASLDTRRRSLIGERSNAAVAAEQVKRATQNADLATRDVNRLAPLAAQGYVSAQQFDQAKVRQRDAAVSLTQAQEQQRASSQTIGDEADAIATLHAREAALARAQHALEDTVVRAPHDGLVTGLSVLAGETLAPNQSIFTLIDASEWFAVGNFRETSLSRIEVGDCATVYSMIDRSRPLTGKVVGVGAGIADSARINLPRTLPIVQNSVNWVHVAQRFPVRVKLDEPDGKLVRVGASAIVEVRHGTACR; encoded by the coding sequence ATGAAGGCCGCCGGTATCGCCCGCCCCTCCATCAAAGGCCGCGTGATCGCACTGGCGATCGTCGCGCTCGGCATCGCGGCACTCGTGTACGCGTACTACCGCACGACGGCCTACCCGTCCACCGACGACGCGTCGATCGACGCGGACGTCGTGCACGTCGCGTCGCCGGTCGGCGGCCGCATCGTGCAGCTCGCGGTGCATGAAAACCAGCGCGTCGCGAAGGGCGACCTGCTGTACGTCATCGATCCCGTGCCGTACCGGCTGACGGTTGCGCAGGCGCAGGCCGACCTCGAACTCGCGCGCGCATCGCTCGACACGCGCCGCCGTTCGCTGATCGGCGAGCGCTCGAACGCGGCCGTGGCCGCCGAGCAGGTCAAGCGCGCGACGCAAAACGCCGACCTCGCGACCCGCGACGTGAACCGGCTCGCGCCGCTCGCCGCCCAGGGCTACGTCAGCGCGCAGCAGTTCGACCAGGCGAAGGTCCGCCAGCGCGACGCGGCCGTGTCGCTCACGCAGGCGCAGGAACAGCAGCGCGCGTCCTCACAGACGATCGGCGACGAAGCCGACGCGATCGCGACGCTGCATGCGCGCGAAGCCGCGCTGGCCCGCGCGCAGCACGCGCTCGAAGACACCGTCGTGCGCGCGCCGCACGACGGCCTCGTCACGGGCCTGAGCGTGCTCGCCGGCGAAACCCTTGCGCCGAACCAGTCGATCTTCACGCTGATCGACGCGAGCGAATGGTTCGCCGTCGGCAACTTCCGCGAGACGTCACTGAGCCGCATCGAGGTCGGCGACTGCGCGACCGTCTATTCGATGATCGACCGCAGCCGCCCGCTGACCGGCAAGGTCGTCGGCGTCGGTGCAGGCATCGCCGACAGCGCCCGCATCAACCTGCCGCGCACGCTCCCGATCGTGCAGAACTCGGTGAACTGGGTACACGTCGCGCAGCGCTTCCCGGTGCGCGTGAAGCTCGACGAACCCGACGGCAAGCTCGTGCGCGTCGGCGCCAGCGCGATCGTCGAGGTCCGGCATGGCACTGCCTGCCGCTGA
- a CDS encoding FUSC family protein gives MALPAAEVRSPGPREVLRLLAPFPGRMSIAVRVALICALTALVTAAYGTPEAALSAYVVFFMIRADRVTSVVLAAALLVIVTIVIGLVLGIAIFSIDYSILRVACMAVLSVGLLYLTSASKLRPVGAILAMIVGFGLDQLGLAPFGEAATRALLYIWLTIAIPVGVAIVVNLLIAPSPRKLAHAQLAKRLRLAAQRLRGDDAARDAFNASLHEGDKQLLTWLKLSKLEGSSSAADFAALRQAVASSTALLVGVALADREPGARLPDAYTTPIAATLDEMADILDQGGYPVDVTLALPPTDTLPPLARVAATDLQAAITHFAEPAATTDVASTASTASTASTASTASTASTASTASTASTASSASSASSVSSVSSASSASSASSASSASSASSASSASSASSASSASSASSASTASTASATTPDAPAAAPRGGFFLPDARTNPDHIRYALKTTAAAIFCYLLYSQLDWSGIHTCVVTCYIVSLGSTAETVEKLTLRIFGCIVGALLGTAALVFVVPSLSSVGHLMALVFAGGWLAAWVAFGSPRIAYAGFQIAFAFFLCVIQGAGPGFDLTIARDRTIGILLGNVVVYLVFTRIWPVSIGKQIDAGLAALIDQWRRLVQVAQPAERRALAADAFARHGAITQELGLVHYEPSWVRPAASWLATRRRALAELGALEGRCSCSPNASPATRRSARSSPA, from the coding sequence ATGGCACTGCCTGCCGCTGAGGTTCGCTCGCCGGGCCCGCGCGAAGTCCTGCGACTGCTCGCGCCGTTTCCGGGGCGCATGTCGATTGCCGTGCGGGTCGCACTGATCTGCGCGCTGACCGCGCTCGTGACGGCCGCCTACGGCACGCCCGAAGCCGCGCTGTCAGCGTACGTCGTGTTCTTCATGATCCGCGCCGACCGCGTGACGAGCGTCGTGCTCGCGGCCGCGCTGCTGGTGATCGTCACGATCGTGATCGGGCTCGTGCTCGGCATCGCGATCTTCAGCATCGACTATTCGATCCTGCGGGTCGCGTGCATGGCCGTGCTGTCGGTCGGCCTCCTCTATCTGACGTCGGCCAGCAAGCTGCGCCCGGTGGGCGCGATCCTCGCGATGATCGTCGGCTTCGGGCTCGACCAGCTCGGCCTCGCGCCGTTCGGCGAAGCTGCAACGCGCGCGCTGCTGTACATCTGGCTGACGATCGCGATCCCGGTCGGTGTCGCGATCGTCGTCAACCTGCTGATCGCGCCGTCGCCGCGCAAACTCGCGCACGCGCAACTCGCGAAGCGCTTGCGGCTCGCCGCGCAGCGGCTGCGCGGTGACGATGCGGCGCGCGACGCATTCAACGCCAGCCTGCACGAAGGCGACAAGCAGCTGCTCACGTGGCTCAAGCTGTCGAAACTCGAAGGCTCGTCGTCCGCCGCCGACTTCGCGGCGTTGCGGCAGGCCGTGGCTTCGAGCACCGCGCTGCTCGTCGGCGTCGCACTGGCCGATCGCGAACCAGGCGCACGGCTGCCCGACGCGTACACCACGCCGATCGCCGCGACACTCGACGAGATGGCAGACATCCTCGACCAGGGCGGCTACCCGGTCGACGTGACGCTCGCGCTCCCGCCGACCGACACGCTGCCGCCGCTCGCGCGCGTTGCTGCAACGGATCTCCAGGCGGCGATCACGCATTTCGCGGAACCAGCCGCAACGACCGATGTCGCTTCGACGGCTTCGACGGCTTCGACGGCTTCGACGGCTTCGACGGCTTCGACGGCTTCGACGGCTTCGACGGCTTCGACGGCTTCGACGGCTTCGTCGGCTTCGTCGGCTTCGTCGGTTTCGTCGGTTTCGTCGGCTTCGTCGGCTTCGTCGGCTTCGTCGGCTTCGTCGGCTTCGTCGGCTTCGTCGGCTTCGTCGGCTTCGTCGGCTTCGTCGGCTTCGTCGGCTTCGTCGGCTTCGTCGGCTTCGACGGCTTCGACGGCTTCGGCAACTACCCCCGACGCCCCCGCAGCCGCCCCGCGCGGCGGCTTCTTCCTGCCCGACGCGCGCACCAATCCCGACCACATCCGCTACGCGCTGAAGACGACCGCCGCGGCGATCTTCTGCTACCTGCTGTATTCGCAGCTCGACTGGTCGGGCATCCATACCTGCGTCGTCACCTGCTACATCGTGTCGCTCGGCTCGACGGCCGAGACGGTCGAGAAGCTCACGCTGCGGATCTTCGGCTGCATCGTCGGCGCGCTGCTCGGCACGGCGGCGCTGGTCTTCGTCGTGCCGTCGCTGTCGTCGGTCGGCCACCTGATGGCGCTGGTGTTCGCCGGCGGGTGGCTCGCCGCGTGGGTCGCGTTCGGCTCGCCGCGCATCGCGTATGCCGGCTTCCAGATCGCGTTCGCGTTTTTCCTGTGCGTGATCCAGGGCGCCGGCCCCGGCTTCGACCTGACGATCGCGCGCGATCGCACGATCGGCATCCTGCTCGGCAACGTCGTCGTGTATCTCGTGTTCACGCGCATCTGGCCCGTCAGCATCGGCAAGCAGATCGACGCGGGGCTCGCCGCGCTGATCGACCAGTGGCGGCGCCTCGTGCAGGTCGCGCAGCCGGCCGAGCGGCGCGCGCTCGCGGCTGACGCGTTTGCCCGCCACGGCGCGATCACGCAGGAGCTCGGGCTGGTGCACTACGAACCGTCGTGGGTCCGGCCGGCCGCTTCGTGGCTCGCCACGCGGCGGCGCGCGCTCGCGGAACTCGGCGCGCTCGAAGGCCGCTGTTCCTGCTCGCCGAACGCAAGCCCGGCGACGCGGCGATCGGCGCGCAGCTCGCCCGCGTGA
- a CDS encoding TolC family protein, with product MRVPEPPAASIAAAALATAVALAGCATSSIDLAPEASDRPWQPQTSAAGDIVPGPPRASAQGSHDYTLPASPALASVSPPAALDAAHAYTLPELIDLAESANPLTRIAWNDARNAALAVGLAKTAYLPKLSATAMGGYQANHGSTSSFLGDSSSNSTVHGTISALSLQWLLFDFGGRAARVEAAEQASIASNVAFTAVHQQVIHDVTVAYYRYEAARSRALSARQGLANADAILAASRARLKHGVGTVVELAQATQNRAQANLALVQANGTESDGYLALVSALGISPLSKPTVAALPKRPLPPSLGSSVDAIVSDAIARRPDLQGAFALEKANRAKIKAAEAAFMPKIFLSASTSYASGGTSISALPAIGDQAPTVNLNGSRYGGGVFLGVTIPLYDGGLRSAVLMQARNDAESASARLTRTKEEAVRQIVAAQNAVQTSLASHDAAKALVDAAQTSYDAALTAYRNGVGSVTDATIAQSQLLAARNAEVDSYAGALSAAAALALATGTIGSAQ from the coding sequence ATGCGCGTACCTGAACCGCCGGCCGCCTCGATCGCCGCCGCCGCCCTCGCGACCGCCGTCGCGCTGGCCGGCTGCGCGACGTCGTCGATCGATCTGGCGCCGGAGGCGTCCGACCGCCCGTGGCAGCCGCAAACGTCCGCCGCAGGCGACATCGTGCCGGGGCCGCCGCGCGCGTCCGCGCAAGGTTCGCACGACTACACGCTGCCCGCGTCGCCGGCACTCGCGTCCGTCTCGCCGCCGGCCGCGCTCGATGCCGCGCACGCGTACACGCTGCCCGAGCTGATCGATCTCGCCGAATCGGCGAACCCGCTGACCCGTATCGCGTGGAACGACGCGCGTAACGCCGCGCTCGCGGTCGGCCTGGCCAAGACCGCCTACCTGCCGAAGCTGTCCGCGACGGCCATGGGCGGGTACCAGGCCAACCACGGGTCGACGTCGTCGTTCCTCGGCGACTCGTCGAGCAACTCCACCGTGCACGGCACCATCTCGGCGCTGTCGCTGCAATGGCTGCTGTTCGATTTCGGCGGCCGCGCGGCGCGCGTCGAAGCGGCCGAACAGGCGTCGATCGCGTCGAATGTCGCGTTCACGGCCGTACACCAGCAGGTGATCCACGACGTGACCGTCGCGTACTACCGCTACGAAGCCGCACGCTCGCGCGCACTCAGCGCCCGGCAGGGCCTCGCGAACGCGGACGCGATCCTCGCGGCCTCCCGCGCGCGGCTCAAGCACGGTGTCGGCACGGTCGTCGAACTCGCGCAGGCGACGCAGAACCGCGCGCAGGCCAACCTCGCGCTCGTGCAGGCGAACGGCACGGAGAGCGACGGCTACCTCGCCCTCGTCTCCGCGCTCGGCATCTCGCCGCTGTCGAAGCCGACCGTCGCCGCGCTGCCGAAGCGGCCGCTGCCGCCCTCGCTCGGCTCGTCGGTCGACGCGATCGTGTCGGATGCGATCGCGCGCCGCCCCGACCTGCAGGGCGCGTTCGCGCTCGAAAAGGCCAATCGCGCGAAGATCAAGGCCGCGGAAGCCGCGTTCATGCCGAAGATTTTCCTGTCCGCATCGACGTCGTACGCGAGCGGCGGCACGTCGATCTCCGCGCTGCCCGCGATCGGCGACCAGGCACCGACCGTCAACCTGAACGGCAGCCGCTACGGCGGCGGCGTGTTCCTCGGCGTGACGATTCCGCTGTACGACGGCGGCCTGCGCTCGGCCGTGCTGATGCAGGCGCGCAACGACGCGGAAAGCGCCTCCGCGCGCCTCACGCGGACCAAGGAGGAAGCGGTCCGCCAGATCGTCGCCGCGCAAAACGCGGTACAGACGAGCCTGGCGTCGCACGACGCCGCGAAGGCGCTCGTCGACGCCGCGCAGACGAGTTACGACGCGGCGCTGACCGCGTACCGGAACGGCGTCGGGTCGGTCACCGATGCGACGATCGCGCAAAGCCAGTTGCTCGCTGCCCGTAACGCGGAGGTCGACAGCTATGCGGGCGCGCTGTCGGCCGCCGCCGCGCTCGCGCTTGCGACCGGGACGATCGGCTCGGCGCAGTAG
- a CDS encoding MgtC/SapB family protein, protein MTFDFALRLFTAFACGVAIGIERQMRQRTAGLRTITLVASGACLFVTLGVLTGNGVAGVTQIAAYVVSGVGFLGGGVIMRDKGSIQGINTAATLWCSAAVGVLSGSGHYVPALAGTGVVLLTNTLLRSVSQAINATPVSNADLVREYQITVICLASDEVHIRTLLSNSMYAKPLSFQSLTSEDVPDQPDRLKVTATLKLHPKDQQKLEQIASRMSMEKSISSVSWTAKEAEPMME, encoded by the coding sequence ATGACTTTCGATTTCGCACTCCGTCTTTTCACCGCGTTCGCCTGCGGCGTCGCCATCGGCATCGAACGCCAGATGCGCCAGCGCACGGCCGGCCTGCGCACCATCACGCTCGTCGCGAGCGGCGCGTGCCTGTTCGTCACGCTCGGTGTCCTGACCGGCAACGGCGTCGCGGGCGTCACGCAGATCGCCGCCTACGTCGTGTCGGGCGTCGGCTTCCTAGGCGGCGGCGTGATCATGCGCGACAAGGGCTCGATCCAGGGCATCAACACCGCCGCGACGTTGTGGTGCTCGGCCGCCGTCGGCGTGCTGTCCGGTTCCGGTCATTACGTGCCGGCGCTCGCCGGCACCGGCGTCGTGCTGCTCACCAATACGCTGCTGCGCAGCGTCAGCCAGGCGATCAACGCGACGCCGGTATCGAACGCCGATCTCGTGCGCGAATACCAGATCACCGTGATCTGCCTGGCCTCCGACGAAGTGCACATCCGCACGCTGCTGTCGAACTCGATGTATGCGAAGCCGCTGTCGTTCCAGAGCCTCACGAGCGAGGACGTGCCCGACCAGCCGGACCGGCTGAAGGTCACCGCGACACTGAAGCTGCATCCGAAGGATCAGCAGAAGCTCGAGCAGATCGCGAGCCGGATGAGCATGGAGAAGAGCATTTCCAGCGTGAGCTGGACCGCGAAGGAAGCGGAGCCGATGATGGAGTGA
- a CDS encoding autoinducer binding domain-containing protein — MELRWQDAYQQFSAAEDEQQLFQRIAAYSKRLGFEYCCYGIRVPLPVSKPAVAIFDTYPDGWMAHYQAQNYIEIDSTVRDGALSTNMIVWPDVDRIEPCPLWQDARDFGLSVGVAQSSWAPRGAFGLLSIARRADRLTPAEINMLTLQTNWLANLSHSLMSRFMVPKLAPAAGVTLTAREREVLCWTAEGKTACEIGQILSISERTVNFHVNNILEKLGATNKVQAVVKAISAGLIETP; from the coding sequence ATGGAACTGCGCTGGCAGGATGCCTATCAACAATTCAGCGCCGCGGAAGACGAGCAGCAGCTCTTCCAGCGGATTGCCGCCTATTCCAAACGGCTGGGATTCGAATACTGCTGTTACGGCATTCGCGTCCCGCTGCCCGTATCGAAGCCCGCGGTCGCGATCTTCGATACCTATCCGGACGGCTGGATGGCGCACTACCAGGCGCAGAACTATATCGAGATCGACTCGACGGTTCGCGACGGCGCGCTCAGCACCAACATGATCGTCTGGCCGGACGTCGACCGGATCGAACCGTGCCCGCTGTGGCAGGACGCACGTGATTTCGGGTTGTCGGTGGGCGTCGCGCAGTCGAGCTGGGCGCCCCGCGGCGCGTTCGGCCTGCTGAGCATCGCCCGCCGTGCAGACCGGCTGACGCCGGCCGAGATCAACATGCTGACGTTGCAGACCAACTGGCTCGCGAACCTGTCGCATTCGCTGATGAGCCGCTTCATGGTGCCGAAGCTGGCGCCGGCGGCCGGCGTCACGCTGACCGCGCGCGAGCGCGAGGTGCTGTGCTGGACGGCCGAGGGCAAGACCGCGTGCGAAATCGGCCAGATCCTCAGCATCTCGGAGCGGACGGTCAACTTCCACGTCAACAACATCCTCGAGAAGCTGGGCGCGACGAACAAGGTCCAGGCGGTCGTCAAGGCGATCTCGGCCGGGCTGATCGAGACACCCTGA
- a CDS encoding DUF4902 domain-containing protein, which translates to MTSPLLHPVPGPSPDGYVRLPEGALAVLALDHVASGLDTSLLEELRDSAIDARLAGYTEWHRPASAGVPYVTIGWDWYLERATGTFVIAGGDVRSNVMVTDATGADIGMFRTAAALAARLAYIDWAAAVASALLGHNDAYHAGPTLQ; encoded by the coding sequence ATGACTTCACCTTTGCTGCACCCGGTCCCCGGCCCGTCCCCGGACGGCTACGTACGCCTGCCAGAAGGCGCACTGGCCGTGCTTGCGCTCGACCATGTCGCAAGCGGCCTCGACACATCGCTGCTCGAGGAATTGCGCGACAGCGCCATCGACGCACGCCTCGCCGGCTACACCGAATGGCATCGCCCGGCCAGTGCCGGCGTCCCTTACGTGACGATCGGCTGGGACTGGTACCTCGAACGCGCGACGGGCACGTTCGTGATCGCGGGCGGCGACGTCCGCAGCAACGTGATGGTCACCGACGCCACGGGTGCCGACATCGGCATGTTCCGCACCGCCGCCGCGCTCGCCGCACGGCTCGCGTACATCGACTGGGCCGCCGCGGTCGCGTCGGCCCTGCTCGGGCACAACGACGCCTATCATGCCGGTCCGACGCTCCAGTGA
- a CDS encoding acyl-homoserine-lactone synthase encodes MRTFVHEEGRLPHELAADLGRYRRRVFVEQLGWALPSANESFERDQFDRDDTVYVFARNAGGDMCGCARLLPTTRPYLLKSLFADLIAEDMPLPQSAAVWELSRFAATDDEGGPGNAEWAVRPMLAAVVECAAQLGARQLIGVTFASMERLFRRIGIHAHRAGPPKQVDGRLVVACWIDIDPQTFAALGIEPGQAAQQAIAA; translated from the coding sequence ATGCGGACCTTCGTTCACGAGGAAGGGCGGTTGCCACACGAACTTGCGGCGGATCTCGGGCGCTATCGGCGCCGTGTGTTCGTCGAGCAGCTGGGCTGGGCACTCCCGTCGGCAAACGAAAGCTTCGAGCGCGACCAGTTCGATCGCGACGATACCGTGTACGTGTTCGCGCGGAACGCCGGCGGCGACATGTGCGGATGTGCGCGCCTGCTGCCGACGACGCGGCCGTATCTGCTGAAGTCGCTGTTCGCCGACCTGATCGCCGAAGACATGCCGCTGCCGCAATCGGCCGCCGTCTGGGAGTTGTCCCGGTTTGCGGCAACCGACGACGAAGGCGGCCCGGGCAATGCCGAATGGGCCGTGCGCCCGATGCTCGCAGCCGTCGTCGAATGCGCGGCGCAGCTTGGCGCGCGGCAGTTGATCGGCGTGACGTTCGCGAGCATGGAGCGGCTGTTCCGCCGGATCGGCATACACGCGCACCGCGCAGGCCCGCCGAAGCAGGTAGACGGACGTCTGGTGGTCGCGTGCTGGATCGACATCGATCCGCAAACGTTTGCAGCACTGGGAATCGAGCCGGGGCAAGCCGCCCAGCAAGCCATCGCCGCCTGA
- a CDS encoding VOC family protein, with translation MHAHLRIARPVSNLARTERMYRDALELSVLARFEDHDGFSGVMLGRDGLDYHFEFTHCPDHPIAPSPTPEDLIVFYLPDRPEWEAACARATEHGFMPVTSFNPFWEISGQTFEDADGYRIVLQNGTWR, from the coding sequence TTGCACGCCCATCTGCGCATTGCCCGCCCGGTCAGCAACCTCGCCCGTACCGAGCGCATGTATCGCGACGCCCTCGAGTTGTCCGTCCTCGCGCGCTTTGAAGATCACGACGGATTTTCCGGCGTGATGCTCGGGCGCGACGGCCTCGACTATCACTTCGAATTCACGCACTGCCCCGACCACCCGATCGCCCCGTCACCGACGCCCGAAGACCTGATCGTGTTCTACCTGCCCGATCGGCCAGAATGGGAAGCCGCCTGCGCGCGCGCCACGGAACATGGCTTCATGCCGGTGACGTCGTTCAATCCGTTCTGGGAAATATCCGGCCAGACTTTCGAGGACGCCGACGGCTACCGGATCGTGCTGCAGAACGGCACGTGGCGCTGA
- a CDS encoding GNAT family N-acetyltransferase, producing the protein MSIPSKIETERLTLRRWRPADVGALSAMHEDPDVTAWLARGPMSVDEASDAIARFDAHFHAHGFGPWAVERRADAMLIGVCGLSHEARATHPMAPCVEIIWRQARHAWGHGYAVEAAAAALADGFDRIGLGEIFAWTADTNLRSRHVMQRLGMQRQPARDFDHPALPEGHPLRRHVVYAARAAGLAGA; encoded by the coding sequence ATGTCCATTCCGTCGAAGATCGAAACCGAGCGCCTGACGCTGCGTCGCTGGCGACCGGCGGATGTGGGCGCGTTGTCGGCGATGCATGAGGATCCGGACGTGACAGCATGGCTCGCGCGCGGCCCGATGTCAGTTGACGAGGCGAGCGACGCCATCGCGCGCTTCGACGCGCATTTCCACGCACACGGTTTCGGCCCGTGGGCCGTCGAGCGCCGCGCCGACGCGATGCTGATCGGTGTGTGCGGCCTGTCGCACGAAGCGCGTGCAACGCATCCGATGGCGCCGTGCGTCGAGATCATATGGCGGCAGGCGCGTCACGCCTGGGGGCACGGCTACGCTGTCGAAGCCGCTGCCGCCGCACTGGCCGACGGGTTCGACCGGATCGGGCTTGGCGAGATCTTTGCGTGGACGGCAGACACCAACCTGCGATCACGGCACGTGATGCAGCGGCTCGGCATGCAGCGTCAGCCCGCGCGCGATTTCGACCATCCTGCGTTGCCTGAAGGACACCCGCTGCGTCGGCACGTCGTGTATGCCGCTCGCGCCGCCGGTCTGGCCGGCGCGTAA
- the ribA gene encoding GTP cyclohydrolase II, producing the protein MMSSRPQSPTQGNDQADECVTLVATASLPTRYGTFKSYAFRVSGSDAEHLALVMGDVAGEQSVLTRLHSECLTGDVFGSYRCDCGEQLDLALRYIAAEDRGVLLYLRGHEGRGIGLSNKIRAYALQEQGRDTVEANLDLGLPDDAREYDSAAAILRILGVTSVRLMSNNPAKFDTLAKHGIPVCERVALAVPVREENERYIRTKQTKFGHYFEENE; encoded by the coding sequence ATGATGTCTTCGCGTCCCCAATCGCCCACGCAGGGCAATGACCAGGCCGACGAGTGCGTGACCCTCGTCGCCACCGCGTCGCTGCCTACGCGCTACGGTACGTTCAAGTCATACGCGTTTCGCGTATCGGGCAGCGATGCCGAACATCTCGCGCTCGTGATGGGCGACGTCGCCGGCGAGCAGTCCGTGCTGACGCGCCTTCATTCCGAATGCCTGACCGGCGATGTATTCGGCTCGTACCGCTGCGACTGCGGCGAGCAGCTCGATCTCGCATTGCGCTACATCGCGGCGGAAGACCGCGGCGTGCTGCTGTACCTGCGCGGCCATGAAGGGCGCGGGATCGGCCTGAGCAACAAGATCCGCGCTTACGCGCTGCAGGAGCAGGGGCGCGACACCGTCGAGGCGAACCTCGACCTCGGCCTGCCCGACGACGCCCGCGAATACGATTCGGCCGCCGCCATCCTGCGGATCCTCGGCGTGACGTCGGTGCGGCTGATGAGCAACAACCCGGCGAAGTTCGATACGCTCGCGAAGCACGGTATACCCGTCTGCGAACGCGTGGCGCTTGCCGTGCCCGTGCGCGAGGAAAACGAGCGTTATATCCGCACGAAGCAGACGAAGTTCGGGCATTACTTCGAAGAAAACGAGTAA
- a CDS encoding CBS domain-containing protein, whose amino-acid sequence MSTTVAQILKAKPDSGRTIYTVTKTDLVYDAIKLMAEKGIGALLVVDGDDIAGIVTERDYARKVVLQDRSSKATRVEEIMTAKVRYVEPSQSTDECMALMTEHRMRHLPVLDGGKLVGLISIGDLVKSVIADQQFTISQLEHYIHGTPVAST is encoded by the coding sequence ATGAGCACGACTGTCGCGCAGATTCTCAAGGCCAAGCCGGATTCGGGCCGCACGATCTACACCGTCACGAAGACCGATCTCGTCTACGACGCCATCAAGCTGATGGCGGAAAAGGGGATCGGCGCGTTGCTGGTGGTGGACGGCGACGACATCGCGGGCATCGTCACCGAGCGCGATTATGCGCGCAAGGTCGTCCTGCAGGACCGCTCATCGAAAGCCACCCGCGTCGAGGAAATCATGACGGCGAAGGTGCGCTACGTCGAACCCTCGCAATCCACCGACGAGTGCATGGCGCTGATGACCGAACACCGCATGCGCCACCTGCCCGTCCTCGACGGCGGCAAGCTGGTCGGGCTCATCTCGATCGGCGACCTCGTGAAGAGCGTGATTGCCGATCAGCAGTTCACGATCAGCCA